A window from Telopea speciosissima isolate NSW1024214 ecotype Mountain lineage chromosome 8, Tspe_v1, whole genome shotgun sequence encodes these proteins:
- the LOC122671457 gene encoding transcription factor PRE6-like, which translates to MSSRRSRSRQSGVSRITDDQINDLVSKLQQLLPELRERHSDKVSAAKVLQETCNYIRNLHREVDDLSERLSELLATTDTSSAQAAIIRSLLM; encoded by the exons ATGTCTAGCAGAAGGTCACGTTCAAGGCAATCAGGTGTTTCGAGGATCACAGATGATCAAATCAACGATCTTGTTTCCAAATTACAACAACTTCTTCCAGAGCTTCGTGAGAGACACTCAGACAAG GTATCAGCAGCAAAGGTCCTACAAGAGACGTGCAACTACATTAGGAACTTACACAGAGAAGTGGACGACCTTAGCGAGCGACTATCGGAGTTATTGGCCACCACGGACACTAGTAGTGCCCAAGCAGCCATAATTAGGAGCTTGCTTATGTAA
- the LOC122671456 gene encoding ABC transporter B family member 19, whose protein sequence is MAESTEAKSMPEAEKKKEQSLPFYQLFSFADKYDWCLMIAGSFGAVVHGSAMPVFFLLFGDLVNGFGKNQYDLKKMTDEVSKYALYFVYLGLVVCLSSYAEIACWMYSGERQVSTLRKKYLEAVLKQDVGFFDTDARTGDIVFSVSTDTLLVQDAISEKVGNFIHYLSTFLAGLVVGFISAWKLALLSVAVIPGIAFAGGLYAYTLTGLTSKSRESYANAGIIAEQGIAQVRTVYSYVGESKALNSYSDAIQNTLKLGYKAGMAKGLGIGCTYGIACMSWALVFWYAGVFIRNGQTDGGKAFTAIFSAIVGGMSLGQSFSNLGAFSKGKSAGYKLMEIIKQKPSIIQDPSDGKCLTEVNGNIEFKDVTFSYPSRPDVIIFHDFSIFFPAGKTVAVVGGSGSGKSTVVSLIERFYDPNQGQVLMDNVDLKTLQLKWLRDQIGLVNQEPALFATTILENILYGKPEATIAEVEAAASAANAHSFITLLPNGYNTQVGERGVQLSGGQKQRIAIARAMLKNPKVLLLDEATSALDAGSESIVQEALDRLMVGRTTVVVAHRLSTIRNVDTIAVIQQGQVVETGTHDELIAKSGAYASLIRFQEMARNRDLGAPSTCRSRSSRLSHSLSTKSLSLRSGSLRNLSYQYSTGADGRIEMISNADRKNPAPNGYFFRLLKLNAPEWPYAIMGAVGSVLSGFIGPTFAIVMSNMIEVFYYRDSNAMERKTKEFVFIYIGTGLYAVVAYLTQHYFFSIMGENLTTRVRRMMLAAILRNEVGWFDEEENNSSLVAARLATDAADVKSAIAERISVILQNMTSLLTSFIVAFIIEWRVALLILATFPLLVLANFAQQLSLKGFAGDTAKAHAKTSMIAGEGVSNIRTVAAFNAQDKILSLFSHELCIPQMQSLRRSQSSGLLFGVSQLALYASEALILWYGAHLVSKGTSTFSKVIKVFVVLVITANSVAETVSLAPEIIRGGEAISSVFSILDRSTKIDPDDPEAEPVESIRGEIELRHIDFAYPARPELMVFKDLNLRIRAGQSQALVGASGSGKSSVIALIERFYDPLVGKVMIDGKDIRRLNLNSLRLKIGLVQQEPALFAASIFENIAYGKDGATEAEVIEAANAANVHGFVSGLPDRYKTPVGERGVQLSGGQKQRIAIARAVLKDPAVLLLDEATSALDAESECVLQEALERLMRGRTTVLVAHRLSTIRGVDSIGVVQDGRIVEQGSHAELISRADGAYSRLLQLQHHHI, encoded by the exons ATGGCGGAAAGCACTGAAGCGAAAAGTATGCCAGAagctgagaagaagaaagagcagAGCCTTCCATTTTACCAACTTTTCTCTTTTGCGGATAAGTACGACTGGTGTCTGATGATAGCAGGAAGCTTTGGTGCCGTCGTTCATGGTTCTGCCATGCCGGTTTTCTTCCTCCTGTTCGGTGATTTAGTGAATGGATTTGGTAAAAATCAGTACGATTTGAAGAAAATGACGGACGAAGTCTCCAAG TATGCGCTCTACTTCGTCTATCTTGGACTCGTTGTGTGCTTATCCTCCTATGCAG AAATCGCTTGTTGGATGTATTCGGGAGAGAGGCAAGTGAGTACGCtgaggaagaaatatttggaagcAGTGCTAAAGCAAGACGTTGGGTTCTTCGATACAGACGCAAGAACTGGGGACATCGTTTTTAGCGTTTCCACGGACACACTTCTCGTCCAAGATGCCATTAGCGAGAAG GTGGGCAACTTCATACactatctttcgacctttctTGCCGGGTTAGTGGTGGGTTTCATATCGGCATGGAAGCTGGCACTGCTGAGCGTGGCCGTGATTCCAGGGATTGCCTTCGCTGGGGGTCTTTATGCATACACTCTCACGGGACTTACTTCCAAGAGTCGAGAATCGTACGCCAACGCAGGCATCATCGCTGAGCAG GGAATTGCTCAAGTTCGGACGGTATACTCGTACGTGGGAGAGAGCAAGGCACTGAACTCCTATTCAGATGCAATACAGAACACATTGAAACTCGGATACAAGGCTGGGATGGCCAAGGGCCTTGGAATTGGATGTACCTATGGTATTGCATGCATGTCTTGGGCCCTTGTGTTTTGGTATGCCGGAGTTTTCATCAGGAATGGGCAGACGGATGGTGGGAAGGCCTTCACTGCAATTTTCTCTGCCATTGTTGGTGGCAT GAGCTTGGGTCAGTCATTTTCAAATCTTGGTGCATTTAGCAAAGGGAAATCAGCTGGATACAAGCTTATGGAGATTATCAAGCAAAAACCCTCTATAATTCAAGACCCTTCAGATGGGAAGTGTTTGACAGAGGTTAATGGGAATATCGAATTTAAAGATGTTACATTTAGCTATCCATCTCGGCCAGATGTCATCATCTTCCACGATTTCTCAATTTTCTTCCCCGCGGGGAAAACAGTTGCTGTAGTTGGAGGTAGTGGATCAGGGAAGAGCACTGTAGTTTCGCTTATTGAAAGGTTCTACGATCCTAATCAGG GGCAGGTGTTGATGGACAATGTAGATTTAAAGACCTTGCAATTGAAGTGGTTACGGGATCAGATTGGTTTAGTGAACCAAGAACCAGCTTTGTTTGCAACTACCATACTTGAGAACATACTCTATGGAAAGCCTGAAGCAACCATTGCGGAAGTGGAAGCTGCTGCTTCTGCTGCAAATGCTCATAGCTTTATTACTTTGCTTCCAAATGGCTATAATACACAA GTAGGAGAGCGAGGAGTTCAGCTTTCTGGTGGTCAAAAACAGAGAATTGCCATTGCGAGAGCAATGCTGAAGAATCCGAAGGTCCTCCTACTTGATGAAGCTACTAGTGCCCTTGATGCAGGCTCAGAGAGCATTGTTCAGGAGGCTCTGGACCGCCTCATGGTTGGGAGAACTACTGTTGTTGTTGCCCATCGCCTCTCCACAATAAGAAATGTTGACACGATTGCTGTTATTCAACAAGGTCAAGTTGTTGAGACAGGAACCCACGATGAACTAATTGCCAAATCTGGAGCTTATGCCTCCTTAATTCGATTCCAGGAAATGGCAAGAAACAGAGATCTTGGGGCTCCTTCAACCTGTCGTTCAAGGTCATCACGTTTGAGCCACTCACTTTCTACAAAGTCTCTAAGCCTGAGGTCTGGTAGTTTAAGGAACTTGAGCTATCAGTACAGTACAGGTGCTGATGGTCGGATCGAGATGATATCAAATGCTGACCGCAAGAACCCAGCACCTAATGGATACTTCTTCCGACTTCTGAAGCTGAATGCACCTGAATGGCCATATGCAATAATGGGGGCTGTTGGATCAGTTCTGTCTGGGTTTATTGGCCCGACCTTTGCAATTGTTATGAGCAACATGATCGAGGTGTTCTACTACAGGGATTCTAATGCCATGGAGAGGAAAACAAAGGAGTTCGTCTTTATATACATCGGTACAGGTCTATATGCTGTTGTGGCATACTTGACACAGCACTATTTCTTCAGTATAATGGGGGAGAACCTAACAACTAGAGTTAGGCGGATGATGCTTGCAG CAATTCTGAGGAACGAAGTGGGATGGTTCGATGAAGAAGAGAACAACTCAAGCCTGGTCGCAGCTCGACTAGCCACTGATGCAGCAGATGTAAAATCCGCCATTGCTGAGAGGATCTCTGTTATACTACAAAACATGACATCGCTGCTGACATCATTCATTGTTGCTTTCATTATCGAATGGAGGGTTGCGCTCCTTATCCTGGCTACGTTCCCTCTTCTAGTCCTGGCCAACTTCGCCCAG CAACTTTCTTTGAAAGGTTTTGCTGGAGACACAGCCAAGGCACATGCTAAGACAAGCATGATTGCAGGAGAAGGTGTGAGCAACATTCGCACAGTGGCAGCCTTTAATGCCCAGGACAAGATCCTCTCCCTCTTCAGCCACGAGTTATGTATCCCACAGATGCAAAGCCTACGTCGCAGCCAGTCTTCTGGCCTTCTCTTTGGGGTCTCCCAGCTCGCTCTTTATGCCTCTGAGGCTCTCATACTCTGGTATGGTGCACATCTTGTCAGTAAAGGCACCTCTACCTTCTCTAAGGTCATCAAGGTCTTTGTTGTCCTTGTCATCACAGCTAATTCAGTAGCAGAGACTGTTAGCCTTGCTCCTGAGATAATAAGGGGAGGGGAGGCTATTAGCTCTGTTTTCTCAATTCTTGATCGCTCTACCAAGATTGATCCAGATGACCCAGAGGCTGAACCAGTTGAGTCAATCCGAGGGGAAATTGAGCTCCGCCACATTGACTTTGCTTACCCGGCTAGACCTGAGCTCATGGTGTTTAAAGACCTCAACCTCAGGATCCGAGCTGGGCAGAGTCAAGCCCTTGTTGGTGCCAGTGGGTCTGGCAAGAGCTCTGTAATTGCACTGATCGAGCGCTTCTATGATCCATTGGTTGGGAAAGTTATGATTGATGGAAAAGACATTCGGCGGCTTAACTTAAATTCCCTCAGGCTCAAGATTGGGTTGGTTCAACAAGAGCCGGCCCTGTTTGCAGCAAGCATCTTTGAGAACATTGCATATGGGAAGGATGGAGCCACAGAGGCTGAAGTAATTGAGGCAGCTAATGCTGCCAATGTGCATGGGTTCGTGAGTGGATTACCAGATAGGTATAAAACACCAGTGGGGGAGAGAGGAGTGCAACTCTCAGGTGGACAGAAACAGAGAATAGCTATTGCTAGAGCTGTGCTAAAAGACCCAGCAGTGTTACTACTAGATGAGGCCACAAGTGCACTAGACGCAGAGTCAGAGTGTGTCCTCCAAGAAGCCCTTGAAAGGCTAATGAGGGGGCGGACCACGGTGCTTGTAGCCCACAGGCTCTCAACTATTCGAGGGGTGGACAGCATTGGTGTGGTACAGGATGGCCGCATTGTAGAACAAGGCAGCCACGCTGAGCTGATCAGCCGGGCTGATGGAGCTTATTCAAGGCTTCTGCAGCTGCAGCACCATCACATTTGA